The Oncorhynchus masou masou isolate Uvic2021 chromosome 8, UVic_Omas_1.1, whole genome shotgun sequence genome has a window encoding:
- the slc9a6b gene encoding sodium/hydrogen exchanger 6b isoform X2 has product MGLKPNSALKASKTLFVLPSLFTFLLVGSQGENTAMDNVATERRAEESHRQDSANLLIFIMLLTLTILTIWLFKHRRFRFLHETGLAMIYGLLVGVILRFGVHVPRNMNNVTMNCSVNASPPTLLVNVSGRFYEYTLKGEVSTVKGHDVQDDEMLRKVTFDPEVFFNILLPPIIFHAGYSLKRRHFFRNLGSILAYAFMGTVISSFVIGLVMYGCVTLMKAVGQLGGDFFFTDCLFFGAIVSATDPVTVLAIFNELKVDVDLYALMFGESVLNDAVAIVLSSSIGAYQPAGDNSHTFDATAMIKSFGVFLGVFSGSLALGVATGVMTALVTKFTKLRDFPLLETALFFLMSWSTFLLAEACEMTGVVAVLFCGMTQAHYTFNNLSPDSQDRTKQLFELLNFLAENFIFSYMGLTLFSFQSHVFNPLFIIGAFIAVFLGRAANIYPLSFLLNLGRKNKIGSNFQHVMMFAGLRGAMTFALSIRDTATYARQMMFSTTLLIVFFTVWVCGGGTTPMLSFMSIRVGVDSDQDSSVTVSDGTQHRNTKHESAWPFRIWYNFDNTYLKPLLTHSGPPLTATLPACCGPLARCLTSTQAYENEGHQQNDDSDELVLNDGNATMYGDVTVSTDASGTFTTNHKPLSASTMGITSEEALDQELAFGEHELVIRGTRLVLPMDDPPEPTVTLPPPPTSPPPFSDPFSDPFSDPFSDPRRNRL; this is encoded by the exons ATGGGACTAAAACCAAATTCGGCTCTAAAGGCGTCGAAGACATTGTTTGTTTTACCTTCTCTGTTTACATTTCTTTTAGTGGGTAGTCAAGGCGAGAATACTGCTATGGACAATGTTGCtactgagaggagggctgaggaaAGCCATAGACAAGACAGTGCCAACCTTCTTATTTTCATAATGCTCTTAACTCTCACTATTTTAACCATTTGGCTGTTTAAACACCGTCGCTTCAGGTTTCTACACGAAACAGGACTGGCAATGATCTATG GTCTGCTGGTGGGGGTGATCCTTCGTTTTGGGGTTCATGTGCCACGAAATATGAACAATGTGACTATGAACTGCAGTGTGAATGCCAGCCCACCAACTCTTCTGGTCAACGTCAGCGGGCGCTTTTATGAGTACACACTGAAGGGTGAAGTCAGCACCGTCAAGGGGCATGACGTGCAAGATGATGAGATGCTCAGGAAG GTGACCTTTGACCCTGAAGTATTTTTCAACATTTTGCTGCCTCCAATCATCTTCCATGCTGGCTACAGCTTGAAGCGG CGACACTTCTTCAGGAATCTGGGGTCCATCCTTGCCTATGCTTTCATGGGGACAGTCATATCATCTTTTGTCATTGG GCTGGTTATGTATGGCTGTGTGACATTAATGAAGGCGGTTGGGCAGTTGGGAGGGGACTTTTTCTTTACTGACTGCCTCTTTTTTGGTGCCATTGTCTCAGCCACAGACCCAG TGACAGTACTTGCCATATTCAACGAGCTGAAGGTGGATGTGGACCTGTACGCCCTGATGTTTGGAGAGAGTGTACTCAATGACGCTGTGGCCATAGTTCTATCTTC CTCCATAGGTGCCTATCAGCCAGCCGGGGACAACAGCCACACATTCGACGCAACAGCCATGATCAAGTCTTTTGGTGTGTTCCTTGGGGTCTTCAGTGGATCCCTTGCCCTTGGTGTGGCCACCGGAGTCATGACTGCACTG GTCACCAAGTTCACTAAGCTGCGTGATTTCCCCCTGCTGGAGACGGCCCTCTTCTTCCTCATGTCCTGGAGCACTTTCCTGCTGGCCGAGGCCTGTGAAATGACTG GTGTGGTGGCCGTGTTGTTCTGTGGGATGACCCAGGCTCACTACACTTTCaacaacctttctcctgactcccAGGACAGGACCAAACAG CTATTTGAGCTCCTGAACTTTCTGGCGGAGAATTTCATATTTTCCTATATGGGCCTGACACTGTTCTCCTTCCAGTCCCATGTGTTCAACCCCTTGTTCATCATTGGAGCATTT ATTGCGGTATTCCTTGGCAGGGCAGCCAacatctaccccctctctttcttgctcAATTTGGGCCGTAAAAACAAAATTGGATCTAACTTCCAACATGTTATGATGTTTGCAG GCCTTCGGGGGGCTATGACCTTTGCCCTCTCCATCCGGGACACGGCCACGTACGCCCGGCAGATGATGTTCTCCACCACCCTCCTGATCGTCTTCttcactgtgtgggtgtgtggaggCGGCACCACCCCGATGCTCTCCTTCATGAGTATACG TGTGGGAGTGGACTCGGACCAAGACAGCTCA GTGACTGTTTCGGATGGAACGCAACATAGGAACACCAAACACGAGAGTGCCTGGCCTTTCAGAATATGGTACAATTTCGACAATAC CTACCTGAAACCCCTGTTGACTCACAGTGGCCCACCCCTCACTGccaccctgcctgcctgctgtgGCCCCTTGGCTCGCTGTCTCACCAGCACTCAGGCATATGAG AATGAAGGGCACCAGCAGAATGATGATTCTGACGAACTGGTCCTGAACGACGGCAATGCAACCATGTATGGTGATGTCACAGTGAGCACCGACGCATCGGGCACCTTCACCACCAACCATAAACCCCTGTCTGCCTCCACCATGGGCATAACTTCAGAGGAGGCCCTGGACCAGGAGCTGGCGTTTGGGGAGCATGAACTGGTCATCAGGGGAACACGTCTGGTCCTGCCCATGGACGACCCCCCTGAACCCACTGTGACCCTGccacctccccccacctcccccccgCCTTTCTCAGATCCCTTCTCTGATCCCTTTTCAGATCCCTTCTCCGATCCCAGACGCAACAGACTCTAG
- the slc9a6b gene encoding sodium/hydrogen exchanger 6b isoform X1, producing the protein MGLKPNSALKASKTLFVLPSLFTFLLVGSQGENTAMDNVATERRAEESHRQDSANLLIFIMLLTLTILTIWLFKHRRFRFLHETGLAMIYGLLVGVILRFGVHVPRNMNNVTMNCSVNASPPTLLVNVSGRFYEYTLKGEVSTVKGHDVQDDEMLRKVTFDPEVFFNILLPPIIFHAGYSLKRRHFFRNLGSILAYAFMGTVISSFVIGLVMYGCVTLMKAVGQLGGDFFFTDCLFFGAIVSATDPVTVLAIFNELKVDVDLYALMFGESVLNDAVAIVLSSSIGAYQPAGDNSHTFDATAMIKSFGVFLGVFSGSLALGVATGVMTALVTKFTKLRDFPLLETALFFLMSWSTFLLAEACEMTGVVAVLFCGMTQAHYTFNNLSPDSQDRTKQLFELLNFLAENFIFSYMGLTLFSFQSHVFNPLFIIGAFIAVFLGRAANIYPLSFLLNLGRKNKIGSNFQHVMMFAGLRGAMTFALSIRDTATYARQMMFSTTLLIVFFTVWVCGGGTTPMLSFMSIRVGVDSDQDSSQVTVSDGTQHRNTKHESAWPFRIWYNFDNTYLKPLLTHSGPPLTATLPACCGPLARCLTSTQAYENEGHQQNDDSDELVLNDGNATMYGDVTVSTDASGTFTTNHKPLSASTMGITSEEALDQELAFGEHELVIRGTRLVLPMDDPPEPTVTLPPPPTSPPPFSDPFSDPFSDPFSDPRRNRL; encoded by the exons ATGGGACTAAAACCAAATTCGGCTCTAAAGGCGTCGAAGACATTGTTTGTTTTACCTTCTCTGTTTACATTTCTTTTAGTGGGTAGTCAAGGCGAGAATACTGCTATGGACAATGTTGCtactgagaggagggctgaggaaAGCCATAGACAAGACAGTGCCAACCTTCTTATTTTCATAATGCTCTTAACTCTCACTATTTTAACCATTTGGCTGTTTAAACACCGTCGCTTCAGGTTTCTACACGAAACAGGACTGGCAATGATCTATG GTCTGCTGGTGGGGGTGATCCTTCGTTTTGGGGTTCATGTGCCACGAAATATGAACAATGTGACTATGAACTGCAGTGTGAATGCCAGCCCACCAACTCTTCTGGTCAACGTCAGCGGGCGCTTTTATGAGTACACACTGAAGGGTGAAGTCAGCACCGTCAAGGGGCATGACGTGCAAGATGATGAGATGCTCAGGAAG GTGACCTTTGACCCTGAAGTATTTTTCAACATTTTGCTGCCTCCAATCATCTTCCATGCTGGCTACAGCTTGAAGCGG CGACACTTCTTCAGGAATCTGGGGTCCATCCTTGCCTATGCTTTCATGGGGACAGTCATATCATCTTTTGTCATTGG GCTGGTTATGTATGGCTGTGTGACATTAATGAAGGCGGTTGGGCAGTTGGGAGGGGACTTTTTCTTTACTGACTGCCTCTTTTTTGGTGCCATTGTCTCAGCCACAGACCCAG TGACAGTACTTGCCATATTCAACGAGCTGAAGGTGGATGTGGACCTGTACGCCCTGATGTTTGGAGAGAGTGTACTCAATGACGCTGTGGCCATAGTTCTATCTTC CTCCATAGGTGCCTATCAGCCAGCCGGGGACAACAGCCACACATTCGACGCAACAGCCATGATCAAGTCTTTTGGTGTGTTCCTTGGGGTCTTCAGTGGATCCCTTGCCCTTGGTGTGGCCACCGGAGTCATGACTGCACTG GTCACCAAGTTCACTAAGCTGCGTGATTTCCCCCTGCTGGAGACGGCCCTCTTCTTCCTCATGTCCTGGAGCACTTTCCTGCTGGCCGAGGCCTGTGAAATGACTG GTGTGGTGGCCGTGTTGTTCTGTGGGATGACCCAGGCTCACTACACTTTCaacaacctttctcctgactcccAGGACAGGACCAAACAG CTATTTGAGCTCCTGAACTTTCTGGCGGAGAATTTCATATTTTCCTATATGGGCCTGACACTGTTCTCCTTCCAGTCCCATGTGTTCAACCCCTTGTTCATCATTGGAGCATTT ATTGCGGTATTCCTTGGCAGGGCAGCCAacatctaccccctctctttcttgctcAATTTGGGCCGTAAAAACAAAATTGGATCTAACTTCCAACATGTTATGATGTTTGCAG GCCTTCGGGGGGCTATGACCTTTGCCCTCTCCATCCGGGACACGGCCACGTACGCCCGGCAGATGATGTTCTCCACCACCCTCCTGATCGTCTTCttcactgtgtgggtgtgtggaggCGGCACCACCCCGATGCTCTCCTTCATGAGTATACG TGTGGGAGTGGACTCGGACCAAGACAGCTCA CAGGTGACTGTTTCGGATGGAACGCAACATAGGAACACCAAACACGAGAGTGCCTGGCCTTTCAGAATATGGTACAATTTCGACAATAC CTACCTGAAACCCCTGTTGACTCACAGTGGCCCACCCCTCACTGccaccctgcctgcctgctgtgGCCCCTTGGCTCGCTGTCTCACCAGCACTCAGGCATATGAG AATGAAGGGCACCAGCAGAATGATGATTCTGACGAACTGGTCCTGAACGACGGCAATGCAACCATGTATGGTGATGTCACAGTGAGCACCGACGCATCGGGCACCTTCACCACCAACCATAAACCCCTGTCTGCCTCCACCATGGGCATAACTTCAGAGGAGGCCCTGGACCAGGAGCTGGCGTTTGGGGAGCATGAACTGGTCATCAGGGGAACACGTCTGGTCCTGCCCATGGACGACCCCCCTGAACCCACTGTGACCCTGccacctccccccacctcccccccgCCTTTCTCAGATCCCTTCTCTGATCCCTTTTCAGATCCCTTCTCCGATCCCAGACGCAACAGACTCTAG